The DNA region CGGCACTGACCTGGGATAAGCAAATTCAGCCCTACATGAAGAACTATTCCCTGTTGAATAGTCCAGAAGACAGTCGGCCGAAATATGACACGCCCTTCGGAAAGACCCGGCGGAGCGTGGCCATCGCCCACAACTACTTCCGCGGCGTGCAAGTCAACGACGCCTGGGGCTGGGGCACCACCCTTCACCGCGCCGGGATCAGTGGAACCTACGCTCCAGATCCGGCAGGCACCGTCATGTTTGGCTTGAAACCGCAACCGGCCTACACCGACCCCACGATCTACAACAAGATCGAATGGCAAGATGGGCACGGGATGTACACAACCCGCCGCAACAACATGAAATCTTCGGACCCCCGCGCACAATACGGGGAAATCATGGCCACTTATGGTGAAGGCACCGTGTGGACATATGCCGATTCCCACGCCAAATTCATGAAAGTCAACGGCTTTGCCGGAGACGGTACGCCTCACGGTTACCTGATCCCCGGATACAAGGAAGGGGCGTTCGGTTCGGTCAACGACCCGTACTGGGATAAAGGGATCGTTTGTCTGGACTGGCCCTGGAGCGTCAACGATCCAGAAGGCGCTTGCAAGATCCCGGGTGAATGAGAAGGATATGAAGAAAGAACTGCCCCCTGCAGCCATCGTTGGAATCGCCATTGTTGCGCTGGTGGCGATCGTCGGCGGAGGATTGGCGTACTTCAATAAAACAACGAGCACCTCTGAAGATCCAACCCTAGTCCAAAAGCAGTTGGAGTTCGAACGCTCCAAACGCCCGGGTGGTGGAGCAGAGACACAAAACTCCGGCAACGGGTCGATTGCCCCCCAAGGTTTCTCGCCGGGGCGGGAATCGGAAATGGAAGCCCGCCAAAAGGGGCACAACTAATCGCAAGGAGGGGCCGACACCAAAGTCGGCCCCTCCTTCGGTATTGCCGTTCGCAAGGCGTACAATAAAGGTATGTCCAGCCTGGTCGAAGCCGACTTTGCCCCTGGGATCGGGATGAC from Armatimonadota bacterium includes:
- a CDS encoding prepilin-type N-terminal cleavage/methylation domain-containing protein, coding for MKQRAFTLIELLVVIAIIAILAAILFPVFAQAKLAAKKTAIISNMKQNGTALMIYLSDYDDMIPLKAIIGYDATNPALTWDKQIQPYMKNYSLLNSPEDSRPKYDTPFGKTRRSVAIAHNYFRGVQVNDAWGWGTTLHRAGISGTYAPDPAGTVMFGLKPQPAYTDPTIYNKIEWQDGHGMYTTRRNNMKSSDPRAQYGEIMATYGEGTVWTYADSHAKFMKVNGFAGDGTPHGYLIPGYKEGAFGSVNDPYWDKGIVCLDWPWSVNDPEGACKIPGE